The proteins below are encoded in one region of Acanthochromis polyacanthus isolate Apoly-LR-REF ecotype Palm Island chromosome 4, KAUST_Apoly_ChrSc, whole genome shotgun sequence:
- the pak2b gene encoding serine/threonine-protein kinase PAK 2b: MCDNGDPEDKPPAPPVRMSSTIFSTGSGKDSLSANHSSKPLPSVPEERKPRNKIISIFSGAEKGGRKKDRDKERPEISPPSDFEHTIHVGFDAVTGEFTGMPEQWARLLQTSNITKSEQKKNPQAVLDVLKFYDSTGNGRQKYLSFSSSEKEAFTPGPQSPVKKGTEPSSPNIKDIDDDDDDETPPPVVAPRPEHTKSVYTRSVIDPIPAPSTCPDGDTASKAADRQKKKGKMSDEEIMDKLRTIVSIGDPKKKYTRYEKIGQGASGTVFTAIDVATGQEVAIKQINLQKQPKKELIINEILVMKELKNPNIVNFLDSFLMGEELFVVMEYLAGGSLTDVVTETCMDEAQIAAVCRECLQALDFLHANQVIHRDIKSDNVLLGMDGSVKLTDFGFCAQITPEQSKRSTMVGTPYWMAPEVVTRKAYGPKVDIWSLGIMAIEMVEGEPPYLNENPLRALYLIATNGTPELQNPEKLSPVFRDFLNRCLEMDVEKRGGGKELLQHPFLKLAKPLSSLTPLILAAKEAMKGNR; encoded by the exons ATGTGTGATAACGGAGACCCCGAGGATAAGCCCCCTGCCCCTCCGGTCAGGATGAGCAGCACCATCTTCAGCACCGGCTCTGGCAAAGACTCACTCTCAGCCAACCACAGCTCTAAACCACTGCCTTCTGTGCCTGAGGAGAGGAAACCTCGCAATAAGATCATCTCAATCTTCTCTGGGGCTGAAAAAG GTGGTAGGAAGAAAGATCGGGACAAAGAGCGACCAGAAATCTCACCGCCGTCAGATTTTGAACACACCATACATGTTGGGTTTGATGCTGTAACAGGGGAGTTCACG GGTATGCCGGAGCAATGGGCTCGACTACTCCAGACCTCAAACATCACCAAGTCAGAGCAGAAGAAAAACCCACAGGCTGTGCTTGATGTTCTTAAGTTCTACGACTCAACAGGCAACGGTCGCCAGAAGTACCTCAGCTTCTCATCCTCTG aaaaagagGCATTCACTCCAGGGCCTCAGTCT CCCGTCAAAAAAGGCACAGAACCCTCATCTCCGAACATCAAAGACATTGATGACGACGACGACGATgaaactcctcctcctgttgTTGCACCAAGACCAGAACACACAAAGAGT GTATATACCCGCTCTGTTATTGACCCCATACCTGCACCCAGCACATGTCCGGATGGAGATACCGCCTCCAaggctgcagacagacagaagaagaagggcAAGATGTCGGATGAGGAGATCATGGACAAACTGA GAACCATAGTAAGCATCGGGGATCCCAAGAAGAAGTACACCAGATATGAAAAAATTGGTCAGGG GGCATCAGGAACAGTATTCACAGCCATTGATGTCGCCACAGGACAGGAG GTCGCCATTAAACAGATCAACCTACAAAAGCAGCCGAAGAAAGAACTCATTATCAATGAGATACTTGTaatgaaggagctgaagaaccCCAACATTGTCAACTTTTTAGACAG TTTCCTGATGGGGGAGGAGCTGTTTGTAGTGATGGAATATCTGGCTGGTGGCTCGCTGACAGATGTAGTTACAGAGACCTGTATGGATGAGGCCCAGATAGCTGCTGTCTGCCGGGAG TGTTTACAAGCTTTGGACTTCCTGCATGCGAACCAGGTCATCCACAGAGACATCAAAAGTGACAATGTGTTGCTTGGGATGGACGGTTCAGTCAAGCTGA CCGATTTCGGCTTCTGTGCCCAGATCACTCCAGAGCAGAGCAAACGTAGCACCATGGTCGGCACGCCTTACTGGATGGCTCCTGAAGTGGTGACCAGGAAGGCTTATGGGCCGAAAGTAGACATTTGGTCGCTGGGTATAATGGCCATTGAGATGGTTGAAGGAGAGCCTCCCTACCTGAATGAGAACCCACTACGA GCATTATACCTGATTGCCACAAATGGCACGCCCGAGCTTCAGAACCCTGAGAAGCTGTCTCCAGTTTTCAGAGATTTTCTCAACCGTTGCCTGGAAATGGATGTGGAGAAACGAGGTGGAGGCAAAGAGCTCCTGCAG catCCGTTCCTGAAGCTGGCGAAGCCTCTCTCCAGTCTCACACCTCTCATCCTGGCAGCCAAGGAAGCAATGAAGGGCAATCGTTAG